One part of the Bdellovibrio sp. KM01 genome encodes these proteins:
- a CDS encoding glutathione peroxidase, whose product MFRSFVFVLTSLCLSSFVFASVSFAAEKTAAAESTSSERKIASFYELSANDISGKKVHFSTYRGKVVLVVNTASQCGFTPQLKDLEMLYKKYADRGFVVLAFPSNDFKQEKGDNTEVQSFAKKEYGCTFPFFDKAPVTGKDKQPVYQFLTEQKPGLIFKDVSWNFEKFLVNRKGQVIERWTSITKPSSDKVVEAIEKALNEPL is encoded by the coding sequence ATGTTTCGTTCTTTTGTTTTTGTTTTAACTTCGTTGTGTCTATCTTCGTTCGTTTTTGCTTCAGTTAGCTTTGCTGCAGAGAAAACGGCGGCTGCGGAATCGACTTCTTCTGAGAGGAAGATTGCTAGTTTTTATGAGCTCTCGGCTAATGATATTTCGGGGAAGAAGGTTCATTTTTCTACTTATCGCGGGAAGGTTGTGTTGGTTGTTAATACGGCTTCTCAGTGTGGATTTACTCCGCAGCTGAAGGATCTTGAGATGCTTTATAAGAAGTATGCGGATCGTGGGTTTGTGGTTTTGGCTTTTCCTTCCAATGATTTTAAGCAGGAGAAGGGTGACAATACTGAAGTGCAGTCTTTTGCTAAAAAAGAGTATGGATGTACGTTTCCATTTTTTGATAAGGCGCCTGTTACGGGGAAAGATAAGCAGCCGGTTTATCAGTTTCTGACCGAGCAAAAACCTGGCTTGATTTTTAAGGATGTTAGTTGGAATTTTGAAAAGTTTTTGGTGAATCGTAAGGGACAAGTGATTGAACGCTGGACCTCGATCACTAAACCTTCCTCTGATAAAGTAGTTGAGGCTATCGAAAAAGCACTTAACGAACCCCTCTAG
- the mpl gene encoding UDP-N-acetylmuramate:L-alanyl-gamma-D-glutamyl-meso-diaminopimelate ligase: MDLKPGSHIHLMGICGTAMASLAGLLKDRGYKITGSDMNPYPPMSTQLESLGINIQKGYKAENLHPKPDFVIVGNVISANNEEAQELVKLGIPYTSLPKAMGEFIIENRESIVISGTHGKTTTTSMMSWVAENAGKKPGFLIGGIPKNFSQSFKNPEGNLFVIEGDEYDTAFFDKVPKFVHYKPKHVVLTSVEFDHADIYKDLQAVKDSFAKLMNLIPVDGTLLACAEDANVMELRKLCKAKNNFTYGFKADADFRAKVLFQNEKGVGFEVHHKGEIMGPYNMQITGDYNILNATAVVAMSKILGFSENRIQIAMESFEGVKRRQEILGEPNGILVIEDFAHHPTAVRETVKGIQKKYPGRKVFSVFEPRSATSRRKVFQKDYVEAFKGSHEVMLAKAFDQSKIDAENRFSSHELITDLKSSGVTAEDFDGADQIVAALKARAKRGDVILIMSNGGFDGIYTKLMKALE; encoded by the coding sequence ATGGATTTAAAACCTGGTAGTCATATTCACTTGATGGGGATCTGCGGGACAGCGATGGCGTCTTTGGCAGGTCTTTTGAAAGATCGCGGTTACAAAATCACCGGCAGCGATATGAACCCATACCCACCGATGTCCACACAGCTGGAAAGCTTAGGCATCAATATTCAAAAAGGCTACAAAGCTGAAAACCTGCATCCAAAACCGGATTTCGTGATCGTCGGGAATGTTATTTCCGCAAATAACGAAGAAGCACAAGAATTGGTGAAGCTGGGTATTCCGTACACATCTTTGCCAAAAGCAATGGGCGAGTTTATTATCGAAAATCGCGAAAGCATTGTAATTTCTGGAACTCACGGAAAAACGACAACAACTTCGATGATGTCTTGGGTTGCGGAAAATGCGGGAAAGAAACCAGGTTTCTTAATCGGTGGTATTCCTAAAAACTTCTCGCAAAGCTTTAAAAATCCGGAAGGCAATCTGTTCGTTATCGAAGGTGACGAATACGACACGGCTTTCTTTGATAAGGTTCCAAAGTTTGTTCACTATAAACCAAAACACGTTGTTTTGACTTCGGTAGAGTTCGATCACGCGGATATCTATAAAGATCTTCAAGCGGTCAAAGACTCGTTCGCAAAACTCATGAATTTGATTCCAGTCGATGGAACTTTGCTTGCGTGCGCTGAAGATGCGAATGTGATGGAGCTTCGTAAGCTTTGCAAGGCCAAGAATAACTTCACATACGGCTTTAAAGCCGATGCAGACTTCCGAGCGAAAGTTCTTTTCCAGAATGAAAAAGGTGTTGGTTTCGAAGTTCACCACAAAGGTGAAATCATGGGGCCATACAACATGCAGATCACAGGAGATTACAACATTCTGAATGCGACCGCCGTTGTGGCAATGTCTAAAATCCTGGGTTTCTCTGAAAACAGAATTCAAATCGCCATGGAATCCTTTGAGGGCGTTAAGCGCCGCCAAGAGATCCTGGGTGAGCCCAATGGCATCCTGGTGATCGAAGACTTCGCCCACCATCCAACAGCGGTGCGTGAGACGGTAAAAGGTATTCAAAAGAAATACCCAGGCCGTAAAGTGTTTTCGGTCTTTGAACCAAGAAGTGCGACATCCCGTCGTAAAGTCTTTCAAAAAGACTACGTAGAAGCATTCAAGGGCTCCCACGAAGTGATGTTGGCCAAAGCCTTTGATCAATCGAAAATCGATGCGGAAAACCGCTTCTCATCTCATGAGTTGATCACGGACCTTAAATCCTCTGGCGTAACAGCGGAAGATTTCGATGGGGCCGATCAAATCGTAGCAGCTCTTAAAGCTCGCGCAAAACGCGGCGACGTGATCCTGATCATGTCGAACGGTGGATTTGATGGCATCTATACAAAACTCATGAAAGCTCTAGAGTAG
- a CDS encoding LD-carboxypeptidase encodes MTRWNYFKEGDIIDVVAPGYPSQPHEVEGAHAFLLKWNLQPRIPRNLIKPHFLHANEDEARFGFLKAAIESKDSRVIWCMRGGYGSNRLLPMLAKLKKPKEPKLLIGISDITSLHTFLTQEWGWSTLHAPLLDRLGRGLVSAKHEKELHNVLFGQEKAVEFKKLKPLNDQARNITLQKSKIVGGNLAVLQTTLGTPWQIEAKKSFLFLEDTGERGYRIDKMLEHMRQAGVFKQCHGLILGDFIGGNEPGSEETKHKLVFKRWAADLDIPVFQGLEAGHDIIQRPVPLNTSCVLTQKNGKVLLSIDTGGKA; translated from the coding sequence ATGACACGCTGGAATTATTTTAAAGAAGGCGATATTATCGATGTTGTAGCTCCTGGTTACCCATCACAGCCCCACGAAGTGGAGGGGGCGCACGCATTTCTTTTGAAGTGGAATTTGCAGCCACGCATTCCCAGAAATCTGATTAAACCGCATTTTCTGCACGCCAACGAAGATGAAGCGCGCTTTGGTTTTTTGAAGGCTGCAATTGAATCTAAGGATTCTCGTGTGATTTGGTGTATGCGTGGTGGTTACGGCAGCAACCGCTTGTTGCCAATGCTCGCAAAATTAAAAAAACCGAAAGAGCCAAAACTTTTGATTGGTATCAGTGATATTACCTCCCTGCACACATTCTTGACTCAGGAATGGGGTTGGAGCACATTGCACGCGCCGCTTTTGGATCGTTTGGGTCGAGGCCTGGTTTCAGCCAAACACGAAAAGGAATTGCACAATGTCCTGTTCGGTCAAGAAAAGGCTGTAGAGTTTAAAAAGCTCAAACCTCTGAATGATCAGGCACGTAACATAACACTTCAAAAATCCAAGATTGTTGGTGGTAACCTCGCAGTTCTGCAAACAACTTTGGGAACTCCGTGGCAGATCGAAGCCAAGAAGTCCTTCTTGTTCCTGGAGGACACCGGCGAGCGTGGTTACCGCATTGATAAAATGCTGGAGCATATGCGCCAGGCTGGCGTCTTTAAGCAATGTCATGGGTTGATTCTGGGGGATTTCATTGGTGGAAATGAGCCCGGATCAGAAGAGACAAAACATAAGCTAGTATTTAAACGTTGGGCCGCAGACTTAGATATTCCTGTTTTCCAGGGATTGGAGGCGGGCCACGATATTATTCAACGACCAGTCCCTTTAAACACTTCATGCGTTCTGACTCAAAAGAACGGCAAGGTGCTGCTCAGTATCGATACGGGAGGTAAAGCGTAA
- the purB gene encoding adenylosuccinate lyase, with amino-acid sequence MIERYTRPEMGLIWDADQRFGKMMQVEITVAQVQAQLGLIPKVAAKAIAQKARFSVKRISEIEKETKHDVIAFVSNVAENVGPHGKYIHFGMTSSDVLDTAFSLQVREAGQVLMGSILRMEKSLQTLVSKHAETMCAGRTHGMFAEPTTFGFKMAGFLTELRRNKKRVKDALENMNICKLSGAVGTFSSQSPKVEAMVARKLGLKPEPIATQVIPRDRHAEMMLSLAMIGTGLERLAVELRHLQRSDVGEVTEGFTKGQKGSSAMPHKKNPISAENITGLSRLLRGYAVAAMEDVALWHERDISHSSVERVIFPDAFIVADYAIHRMSILLDGLEVNKKRMLDNIESSQGQLFSSHVLLALVAKGMRREDAYALVQRLCHTLGYGEHLKDKLMGSDEARELLKPKEIEEIFAGKKHKKSIKDIIKRVKV; translated from the coding sequence GTGATCGAACGTTACACGCGCCCTGAGATGGGCCTTATTTGGGATGCAGATCAACGATTTGGCAAGATGATGCAAGTTGAAATCACGGTGGCACAGGTTCAAGCACAATTGGGCTTGATTCCTAAGGTTGCCGCAAAAGCGATCGCGCAAAAAGCTCGCTTCAGTGTGAAACGCATCTCTGAAATTGAAAAAGAAACCAAGCATGATGTGATCGCCTTTGTCAGCAACGTGGCTGAAAATGTGGGCCCTCATGGTAAGTACATTCACTTCGGTATGACATCTTCTGATGTTTTAGATACGGCCTTCAGCTTGCAAGTGCGCGAAGCCGGTCAAGTTTTGATGGGTTCGATCCTGCGCATGGAAAAGTCTTTGCAAACATTGGTCAGCAAGCACGCGGAAACCATGTGTGCGGGGCGCACACACGGAATGTTTGCAGAGCCGACAACATTCGGTTTCAAAATGGCAGGTTTTCTAACTGAGCTTCGCCGTAATAAAAAACGTGTGAAAGATGCTTTGGAAAATATGAACATCTGTAAACTGAGTGGTGCCGTGGGAACTTTCTCCAGCCAATCACCTAAAGTTGAAGCGATGGTCGCACGCAAACTGGGATTGAAGCCAGAGCCGATTGCCACTCAAGTCATCCCTCGCGATCGTCATGCGGAAATGATGTTGTCGCTGGCGATGATCGGAACAGGTCTTGAGCGTCTGGCAGTGGAGCTTCGCCATTTGCAACGCAGTGACGTGGGTGAGGTAACGGAAGGATTCACGAAGGGTCAAAAGGGCTCTTCAGCGATGCCTCATAAGAAAAATCCAATCAGTGCGGAAAATATAACGGGCCTTTCTCGTCTGCTGCGCGGTTACGCAGTGGCAGCCATGGAAGACGTGGCTTTGTGGCACGAACGCGATATCAGTCATTCTTCGGTTGAGCGCGTGATTTTCCCGGATGCTTTCATCGTAGCGGATTATGCTATTCATCGCATGAGCATTTTGCTGGATGGTTTGGAAGTAAATAAAAAACGCATGCTAGACAATATCGAAAGCTCGCAAGGGCAGTTGTTCAGTTCTCATGTGTTGCTTGCCTTGGTGGCCAAAGGCATGCGTCGTGAGGATGCTTATGCTTTGGTACAAAGACTTTGTCACACACTTGGATACGGCGAGCATTTGAAAGACAAATTGATGGGCAGCGATGAAGCCCGCGAACTTTTGAAACCAAAAGAGATTGAAGAGATCTTTGCAGGTAAAAAACATAAAAAGTCGATCAAAGATATCATCAAGAGAGTGAAAGTTTAG
- a CDS encoding helix-turn-helix domain-containing protein, which produces MLSEMSSNINLAKLNYQRGHYQEACDNSERICADAEAIGDLQSWLFGVRFLIQASSELGKLENFHKHFSKLLVYEKENPSAEIYGKVLHNIGLWKMALGENTQAKDYFQKALHECTQAQDLETVSRLLQELAIVTMKENPIEALKYLDKALLLTQELKLEEIHTSCLVVKSHVFLDEKRADDALDAIWKAYEKAQQNSLHYLIVYILVQMAAVYEAQGKRNEAAIYRSLAMKGMGSEGSTRLRTVKAQLAKENHVSSEADLIIDSTNFKVKTTSKGSVDFKNQHILFDLLKLFAQNQGIRFTKSQLIEKVWGYPYDPAVHDNLIYVSIKRLRNLLEPDANSASFVLRDRKGYYLPPNITVRIIAL; this is translated from the coding sequence ATGTTGAGTGAAATGAGTTCCAACATCAATCTTGCCAAACTGAACTATCAGCGCGGCCACTACCAGGAAGCTTGCGATAATTCCGAACGAATCTGCGCTGATGCAGAGGCCATCGGTGATTTACAAAGCTGGTTGTTTGGCGTTCGCTTTTTAATTCAGGCAAGTTCTGAATTGGGAAAGCTCGAAAACTTTCACAAACATTTCAGTAAACTTCTTGTGTACGAGAAAGAAAACCCCTCGGCTGAGATTTACGGCAAAGTCCTTCACAATATTGGTTTATGGAAAATGGCTTTGGGTGAAAACACTCAAGCGAAAGACTATTTCCAAAAGGCTTTGCATGAGTGCACACAGGCTCAGGATCTAGAAACCGTCTCAAGGCTTTTGCAAGAGCTTGCCATCGTTACGATGAAAGAAAATCCTATCGAGGCCTTAAAGTATCTCGATAAGGCTTTACTTTTAACTCAAGAACTAAAACTGGAAGAAATTCATACCAGTTGCCTGGTGGTAAAAAGCCACGTTTTCTTGGACGAAAAGCGCGCCGATGATGCCTTAGATGCGATCTGGAAGGCTTATGAAAAAGCCCAACAAAACTCTCTGCACTATTTGATCGTTTACATCCTAGTGCAAATGGCGGCGGTTTACGAAGCTCAGGGTAAACGCAATGAAGCTGCGATTTATCGTTCCTTAGCAATGAAGGGCATGGGCAGCGAAGGATCCACAAGACTTCGCACCGTAAAAGCCCAATTGGCGAAAGAAAATCACGTCTCTTCAGAAGCTGATCTGATTATCGATTCCACAAACTTCAAAGTGAAAACAACCAGCAAGGGTTCTGTTGATTTTAAAAATCAACATATCCTATTTGATCTTTTAAAACTGTTTGCCCAAAACCAGGGAATTCGTTTTACAAAATCCCAGCTTATCGAAAAAGTCTGGGGCTACCCTTATGATCCAGCCGTCCACGACAACTTAATTTACGTATCAATCAAACGCCTGCGCAATTTATTAGAGCCTGATGCAAACTCCGCAAGCTTCGTTTTGCGCGACCGCAAAGGCTATTACTTGCCGCCTAATATCACTGTGCGAATTATCGCTCTCTAG
- a CDS encoding serine hydrolase, whose translation MKFSVLEKNLILQLEDRIRDTTPGVMVRAYQGGRIICDVAVGNTYAYYDFASVTKVIFTQQAMMYAYELGKWNFETKVSQFLPWFPSTETKITELLTHSSGLPWWLPFYQEINMNLSMEKRRDQLRDIIKGLKLEKSETAVYSDVGFLVLGYILEVIFEKPLLDVWTDTKNKFYAGTTLEFHANNTTSTKISLFAPTEECPVRKKLVQGEVHDLNAWSFGGVSTHAGLFGSIDDLGWYSLHLRSQLLGIARYSIRQKTAQLFAKRALPEGKGDWAMGYMMPTPGSASCGSYFSLDSIGHTGFTGTSIWYDPKMDMSVNILSNRVLYGSENKAFAKLRSEIHNWIVENYRRSGV comes from the coding sequence ATGAAATTTTCAGTTCTAGAAAAGAATCTGATTTTGCAATTGGAAGATCGCATCCGCGACACCACGCCTGGCGTGATGGTTCGTGCTTATCAAGGCGGTCGTATTATTTGTGACGTTGCTGTCGGTAATACCTACGCTTACTATGATTTTGCGAGTGTGACGAAAGTCATCTTCACTCAGCAAGCGATGATGTATGCCTATGAATTGGGTAAATGGAATTTTGAAACCAAAGTTTCTCAATTCCTGCCTTGGTTTCCTTCGACAGAAACGAAAATCACCGAGCTATTGACTCACAGCTCAGGTCTGCCTTGGTGGCTTCCGTTTTATCAAGAAATCAATATGAATTTGTCGATGGAAAAACGTCGTGATCAGTTGCGCGATATCATCAAGGGCTTAAAGCTTGAGAAGAGCGAAACGGCGGTTTATTCAGACGTCGGATTCCTGGTATTGGGTTATATTCTGGAAGTGATTTTCGAAAAACCACTTTTGGATGTTTGGACCGATACTAAAAATAAATTCTATGCAGGAACGACTTTGGAGTTCCACGCCAACAACACGACAAGCACCAAGATCTCTTTATTTGCACCAACAGAAGAATGTCCAGTACGTAAAAAGCTGGTGCAAGGCGAAGTTCACGACTTAAATGCGTGGTCTTTCGGTGGTGTTTCCACTCATGCGGGTCTTTTCGGAAGTATCGATGATTTGGGTTGGTACTCGCTTCATCTGCGTTCCCAGCTTTTGGGAATCGCAAGATACAGCATCCGCCAAAAGACGGCGCAGCTGTTTGCTAAGCGCGCGTTGCCAGAAGGAAAAGGCGACTGGGCTATGGGCTATATGATGCCGACACCGGGATCTGCAAGCTGTGGCAGCTATTTCTCATTGGATTCTATTGGCCATACGGGGTTCACAGGAACGTCCATTTGGTACGATCCTAAGATGGACATGAGTGTGAATATTCTTTCGAATCGAGTTTTGTATGGTTCCGAAAACAAGGCCTTTGCAAAATTGCGTTCCGAGATTCACAATTGGATTGTTGAAAATTATCGCAGAAGCGGAGTTTAA
- a CDS encoding 2OG-Fe(II) oxygenase, which yields MNSSFLQNTSVNEFQTPWNHFVIDNFLPQKQFKKIQKHLCSVVDGYQKRENDSFDLNFMFVPDLNLAKLFLGDDFKSFLEETVQEKLELYEEGLVQLRMMTPDSPAMPPHIDDQEDGRSLVCIYYLSPDWNSDKGGELWLHQDTVKTKRKESKVIQPLENRMVLFFADDTNWHSVTKVKNWNRYSIISEWIVQEAR from the coding sequence ATGAACTCATCTTTTCTACAAAACACTTCGGTAAATGAATTTCAAACTCCCTGGAATCATTTTGTAATTGACAACTTTCTTCCCCAGAAACAATTCAAAAAAATCCAAAAGCATCTTTGCTCGGTAGTTGACGGTTATCAGAAAAGAGAAAACGATTCATTCGATTTAAATTTTATGTTCGTCCCCGACCTTAACCTCGCCAAACTATTCTTGGGCGACGATTTCAAATCTTTCCTGGAAGAAACAGTTCAGGAAAAACTCGAATTGTACGAAGAAGGCCTCGTTCAATTAAGAATGATGACTCCCGACTCCCCTGCAATGCCACCTCATATCGACGACCAGGAAGATGGACGATCTCTCGTTTGCATCTATTATCTGTCTCCCGACTGGAACTCTGACAAAGGTGGCGAATTATGGCTTCATCAAGACACCGTCAAAACTAAAAGAAAAGAATCAAAAGTAATTCAACCTTTGGAAAACAGAATGGTGCTGTTTTTCGCAGATGATACAAACTGGCACAGCGTCACCAAAGTCAAAAACTGGAATCGCTATTCCATCATTTCAGAATGGATTGTTCAGGAGGCTCGATAA
- a CDS encoding methyl-accepting chemotaxis protein — translation MNLGSWFKGIKAKLLVAALLPLVGFAVLGYVAFSGLTSIGGMLGSSYTQIIPNVDALGQIEGGRARIGQYLWGAIANLNFEKRRNTYIEKLDQALKEYKDAVATYEAAPDLEGEREIYTPMKNNHASYVAHVEEFIQTLKTPTPENYEKVRAAAAEGAYQQESVQIKGTTGKIMAMYNEAVKKNNLAQEAERSLVFKLLVGIGLACSLGVFFALIVIASRLSKNVSEVVGQLSDSCNQVNMAITQLTEAGQSLSQSSTTSAASLEETVAALEEMSSMVSMNSDNAKQAANLSQASRSAAEDGEQEMQKLVTSMHGISQSSKKIEEIINVIDDIAFQTNLLALNAAVEAARAGEQGRGFAVVAEAVRSLAQRSAVAAKDINGLIKNSVDQVEGGSKIADKAGEVLKNIVTSIKKVSDLNNEISAASSEQTTGIQQISKAMNQLDQSSQANAASSEEIAATSEEMAAQSKQMYSVVVTLSNVVMGGHGEEAVNEGQPVVAEKKKVAAKGKPGVAVTKKTATNVVKFKPAPKAQSNSGEAKASELIPFDDDTRKVGNTDGF, via the coding sequence ATGAATTTAGGTTCGTGGTTTAAAGGCATTAAGGCCAAGCTTTTGGTGGCGGCCTTATTGCCGTTGGTGGGTTTTGCGGTTCTGGGATATGTGGCTTTTAGTGGGCTGACTTCCATCGGTGGAATGTTAGGGAGCTCCTACACACAGATCATTCCTAATGTTGATGCCTTGGGGCAGATCGAAGGCGGGCGTGCTCGTATCGGTCAGTATCTTTGGGGTGCGATTGCAAATTTAAATTTTGAAAAGCGTCGTAATACATATATAGAAAAGTTAGATCAGGCTTTGAAGGAATATAAGGATGCTGTCGCGACTTATGAAGCCGCTCCTGATCTGGAAGGCGAAAGAGAAATTTATACGCCAATGAAAAATAACCACGCAAGCTACGTGGCTCACGTGGAGGAGTTCATTCAAACTCTGAAAACTCCCACGCCTGAAAATTATGAAAAAGTTCGTGCCGCGGCTGCGGAGGGTGCGTACCAGCAGGAATCCGTACAAATTAAAGGAACGACCGGAAAAATCATGGCCATGTATAATGAGGCTGTGAAAAAGAACAACTTGGCGCAAGAAGCAGAGAGGTCCCTTGTTTTTAAGTTGCTGGTGGGAATTGGACTGGCTTGTAGTTTAGGAGTTTTCTTTGCGCTGATAGTAATTGCTTCTCGTCTAAGTAAAAACGTATCTGAAGTTGTGGGGCAGCTTTCTGATTCATGCAATCAGGTGAATATGGCTATCACTCAGTTGACGGAAGCGGGTCAAAGCTTATCGCAATCTTCAACGACTTCAGCAGCCTCATTGGAAGAAACAGTGGCGGCCCTGGAAGAAATGTCTTCAATGGTATCCATGAATTCTGACAATGCGAAACAGGCGGCTAATTTGTCGCAAGCTTCTCGTTCGGCTGCGGAAGACGGGGAGCAGGAAATGCAAAAGCTGGTTACATCCATGCACGGCATTTCTCAGTCTTCAAAAAAGATCGAAGAGATTATCAATGTTATTGATGATATCGCTTTTCAAACCAACTTGTTGGCCTTGAATGCGGCAGTGGAAGCTGCACGTGCAGGGGAGCAAGGTCGAGGTTTCGCAGTTGTGGCTGAGGCCGTTCGCAGTCTGGCACAAAGATCTGCGGTGGCAGCGAAAGACATCAATGGTTTGATTAAGAATTCTGTGGACCAGGTGGAAGGCGGATCTAAAATCGCGGATAAAGCGGGTGAGGTTCTTAAGAACATCGTGACTTCGATCAAGAAAGTTTCTGATCTGAATAACGAAATCTCAGCGGCAAGCTCGGAGCAGACGACGGGTATTCAGCAAATCAGTAAAGCCATGAATCAGTTGGATCAAAGCTCCCAGGCGAATGCGGCTTCCTCGGAAGAGATCGCAGCAACATCTGAAGAAATGGCTGCGCAATCAAAACAAATGTACAGTGTCGTTGTGACTTTATCGAATGTGGTGATGGGTGGTCATGGAGAAGAGGCTGTCAATGAAGGGCAGCCGGTTGTCGCTGAGAAAAAGAAGGTCGCCGCAAAAGGTAAGCCGGGAGTGGCCGTGACTAAAAAAACAGCAACTAATGTGGTGAAATTCAAGCCCGCGCCTAAGGCTCAATCAAATTCAGGAGAAGCCAAAGCATCCGAACTAATTCCTTTTGACGACGACACAAGAAAAGTAGGAAACACAGACGGCTTCTAA
- a CDS encoding outer membrane beta-barrel protein — protein sequence MKTTGNILHSGLLALLLAAGILLSPQAHAQSSDQKHYLIAQSDPDEAFDPFSDYSEFDEDSDEEADVNFFRNGRFFTVGLAGGYTGFTGNFADQYSAAPSFGLFLSYFFDLRLALTLGFQTGDHAVKFSTLNAGNVTNYTGNVSLTSINFDLKYYLNTQNVTRGLADLNPYILGGLGQFYRTYTISGIDSYSRDSTMGFDIGAGVEIPLMRKKAYLGLQAAYHYVNFSDENKSYVNGTDKLEKNLSGDFYDFTFILGMNF from the coding sequence GTGAAAACCACCGGAAATATTCTACATTCTGGCCTTCTGGCTTTGTTGTTGGCTGCGGGAATACTTTTGTCGCCGCAAGCTCACGCACAAAGCTCAGATCAAAAACATTATCTTATCGCACAATCCGATCCAGATGAAGCCTTTGACCCCTTCTCTGATTATTCTGAATTTGATGAAGACTCTGACGAAGAGGCTGACGTAAACTTCTTCCGTAACGGTCGCTTCTTCACTGTGGGTCTTGCCGGTGGCTACACTGGTTTCACTGGAAACTTTGCTGATCAGTATTCTGCAGCACCGTCATTCGGTTTGTTTCTAAGTTATTTCTTCGATCTTCGCCTGGCTCTGACATTGGGTTTCCAGACCGGTGACCATGCGGTGAAGTTCTCAACTTTGAATGCCGGAAATGTGACGAATTACACGGGTAACGTGTCTCTGACTTCGATCAATTTCGACTTGAAGTATTACTTAAACACGCAAAACGTAACGCGCGGCTTGGCAGACCTCAATCCCTACATCTTAGGTGGTCTGGGTCAGTTTTATCGTACGTACACGATCTCTGGTATCGACTCTTATTCTCGTGATTCAACGATGGGTTTTGATATCGGTGCCGGCGTGGAAATTCCCTTGATGCGTAAGAAAGCCTACCTGGGCTTACAAGCCGCTTATCACTATGTGAATTTCTCGGACGAAAACAAATCCTATGTGAACGGAACTGATAAACTGGAAAAGAATCTTTCCGGTGACTTCTATGACTTTACATTCATCCTAGGGATGAACTTTTAA